Genomic DNA from Chlorogloeopsis sp. ULAP01:
TCGGAGCGTCGCTCGATCAAGTTTGGAGTGCAGTTGCTAAGTTGGGGGCGATCGCATTGTTGTTGCTGGTGCGATCACTTTACGAGTGTGCGGTTGCCTCCGCTGTTGTTTTAGAGGCGATCGAACAGGTGAAGACAGTTGGAGGCGAATAGTGGGAGCAATTCCTGAGAGCAACCGCAAGCTCTATCGGCGAATCTGGCGCGAGGTGCAACCGTTTCGCTGGCATCTGGGAGCGATGTTGCTTTTGAGTTTATTATCAATTCCGTTCACGCTCCTGCAACCGCTACCAGTGGCGATCATTGTTGATAGTGTTTTGGGTGCGCAGCCATTGCCTTACTTTTTGCAAGTTATTCTCCCCGCAGCAATAACTGGCTCAAACCAGGCAGTCTTGATTTTCGCCGTAGTTTTGTCGGTAGCGATCGTCGTCGGCGGCAAGCTGTTGGGGCTAGGGCGATCGATGCTGCAAACCTATACGGGTGCAAAGCTAGTTTTAAATTTTCGGGCGCGGCTGTTTCGCCACGCTCAAAAGCTATCGCTTTCCTATCACGACTCCAAGGGAACCCACGACACTAACTATCGGGTACAACACGATGCGCCCGCGCTGCAATGGATTGCGGTTGACGGTGTGATTCCCCTCGTCACCTCCGCCGCCACTTTCTTCAGTATGCTCTATGTCAGCGCTCGCATTCACCTACAACTTGCTATGATTGCGCTGCTGATTTCGCCTTTGTTGTACTTCCTCTCGCGGCTGTACGGACAAAGGTTGCGCCAGCAGTGGCGGGGAGCCAAAAAGCTGGAAAGTGCTGCCTTCTCAGTGGTTCAGGAAGTATTGGCAGCAATGCGCGTCGTCAAGGCATTTGCACAAGAAGATAGAGAACAGCATCGCTTTGTCCGCCGCGCCCAGGATGCGTTGTGGGCGAAACTGCGGCTCAATTTTATCGAGGGCAGTTTGGGCGTGCTGATTGCCTTAACTACAGCAGTAGGTACGGCAGCAGTGCTGTATGTGGGAGTGCGGCTGGTGCAAAGTCAAGAGCTATCTTTGGGGAATCTACTGCTAGTGCTGGGCTACCTGTCACAGTTGTACAAACCGCTCGAATCGATGAGTAAGAATGTCGCCAGCTTGCAAGGGTCTTTGATCGGTGCAGAGCGTGCCTTTACTTTACTCAATCAAGCACCAGATGTCTTGGAAAAAACCGACGCCAAACCGTTGCAGCGAGCCAAGGGTGCAGTAGTCTTCGAGCGCGTCTCATTTAGCTATGACGGCGACACCCAAGTGCTGCATCAGATTAGCTTTAGCATTCCCCCTGGGGCGCGAGTAGGAATTGCCGGCACGACGGGAGCGGGGAAAACAACCCTCGTCAGTTTGCTGACTCGCTTTTACGATCCAACAGCAGGGCGGATTTTGTTGGATGGGGTAGATTTGCGGGACTACAAGCTGCAAGATTTACGCAATCAATTTGCCATCATGCTGCAAGAACCCGTACTATTTTCCACCAGTATTGCGGAAAATATCGCCTATGCCCGTCCGGGGGCAAGTCATGGGGAGATTGTCGCCGCCGCCCAGGCAGCAAACGCCCATCAGTTTATTTTGGATTTGCCCCACGGTTACGAGACGCGGGTGGGAGAACGGGGAATGCGGCTTTCCGGGGGCGAACGACAGCGAATTTCCCTTGCCAGGGCGTTTCTTAAGGATGCACCAATATTGATTTTGGACGAACCAACCAGTTCGGTTGATGTCAAAACTGAAGCTGCAATTATGGAGGCAATGGAGCGACTGATGGACAAACGCACGACTTTGACGATCGCCCATCGACTCAGTACCTTGGAAAACTGCGATCTGCGGTTGGCAATCGAGCACGGACACTTGGTTAATCTGACTCACAATCCCACCGCAACGCAGGAGCGATCGCAATGAGTGCAACCCAAATCGACGAAAATTTACTTGCTCCCACGGCTATACTGGAACAGGGGTTGAGTCGCTATTTGGGGCGAGCGCTACAAATTGTGGCGATTCAGTCTCAGCCGCTCTACAGTTTCAGCACTCATCCGATCGAACGGTTGACAGTGACGTTGGATGACAATCAGCAGTTGAGTGTCATTTTCAAACAGTTGCAACTCAAATGCGATCGCCACATCCGCCATTGCGGTAAAGAAGTCTGGATCTACGAACGATTGCTTGCCAATCGGCATCTCGGTACACCTGCATTGTACGCCTCGCTCTACGACGAATCGAACCATCGCTACTGGCTGTTTTTGGAAGATGTGGGCGAATGGAAGTTGGAATACTGCGATGTCGAGGAATGGTTCGCTGCTTTTCGCTGGCTGGCGCGGATGCACGCCACCTACTACCGTCGAGATGCGCAGTTGCGCGAGTTCGATTGTTTAGTTGAACACAAAGCCGTTTTTTATCGTTATCTGGCTGAGATGGCGCGTCAAAGCATACAAGAGTATCAACCGCAGGCGATCGCTCGTTTCGACTCTCTCATGTCGCGATTGGATGAATTAATTGCGGAGTTGGAAGAACAACCGCACACGCTGGTACATGGCGATATGTCCTGCCATAACCTGATCGTTCAGCCGGAAGTAGGTATTCGACCGATTGATTGGGAATGGGCAGCAATTGGCGTACCAGCGTGGGATGTGGTGAGGTTATTAGCAGGCTGGGGAGCAGAGAAGCCGCGCTTGCTTGCCGTTTACCTGGATGAGTTTGCCCGACACGCCCCTCCACTTGATCGCCCCAGTTTCGACCGGACGCTGGCTGGTTGCGAAATTCTCAAAACACTGTGGTATCTGCGCTGGTGCCTCGCACCCCGTCGGAATACTGCGTGTGTCGAAGATTTACTTGACAAAATTGCCGACCGTTGGTACTGGCTAGATAAGGAGGAAAACCATGAGCGATCGCTTACGAATTGCCTTGGTATCACCGATCGCCCTTCCGACTCGACCTGACATCGGTAGTTCAATCGAACAAATCGTGTCTTTGCTGGCAGCAGAATTGACGCAGCGAGGACACGATGTGACGCTATTTGCTACGGGGGATTCCCAAACTGCTGCGACACTGCACGCTGTCTACCCCCGTGGCTACAAGGAAGACTCGATGTTGTGGACTTACTACGAGTTCCACGAAATTATGCACGTAGCAGATGTCTTCGAGCAAGCAGATCGCTTTGACATCATTCACAGCCACGCCTACCATCACGCCCTGCCATTCACTCGATTGGTACACACACCCGTTGTCCACACTTACCATATCAACCCTACGAAAGATATTATTCGCTGTTACAGTCGCTATCCTGAAACCCAAGTTGTCGCAGTCTCCCAGTATCACCGCAGCAAGTTTGCCGCCCTTGATCGCGTCCCCGTTATTTACAACGGTGTTGACATCGATGCTTTTCCCTTTCAAGCTAAAAGTGGCGATTACCTGGTCTTTTTGGGACACTTAACTCACCAAAAAGGAGCTTTAGAAGCAATTCAAATCGCGCAGCAGGTGGGAATGCGGCTGGTGATGGCAGGACAGGCAGGGGATTACTTCCATACGGAAGTCAAACCTTGGGTAGACGGCAAGCAAGTGGAATATATTGGATTTGTCGGCGTGCCAGAACGGAACAAACTACTAGCAGAAGCGGCGGCGCTACTGTTTCCCATCAATGCCTCTGAAGCCTTCGGTCTAGTCATGGTGGAAGCAATGGCCTGTGGAACACCCGTTGCTGCCATCAATCGCTGTGCGGTTGCCGAGATTGTGGAACCAGGGGTAACGGGATATTACGCCGCCGACGTCGATACACTGGCTGCACTCATCCCCGATACACTAGCTTTAGATCGCCACCGCGTCCGAGGAGCGATCGCCCGTTTTGACTACCGCCGCATGGTAGATGACTACGAATCGCTCTATCGTCAAGTGCTGGAGGTGCGGCGATGAAAGCGATCGTTACTGGTATGATTGTTACCAGCCCTGTAGGCGGTGTGGCTTGGGATTACGGACAGTACGCGCTAGGGTTAGAACAACTGGGATTTGAGGTGTACTATCTGGAAGATCCTGGTATCCCTTCCTACAGCTACAACCCAGAAACGGGAATGTATGAAGAAGATCCCAGTTATGGAATTGAATTTCTGGTGCGATCGCTCGCCCTGCTTTCTCCCACACTGGCACAACGCTGGCACTATCGCGCTGTCGATGGGCAAACCTACGGGTTAGATGCCGCGACGATGGCAGAGGTAGCGGCGGAAGCAGCTTTGTTACTCAACGTTTCTGGCGGTAGTTTGCTGCGGGATGAATACCTGCACTGTGCCAACAAAATATTAATCGACACCGATCCAGGCTGGAATCACTTTGTGATTTTTCCCCAATGGGACAAGCAGCCAATTGAGCAGCAGCGTTGGGGTTGGCGCGCTCACGATCGCTTTTTTACTTACGCCCTGCGCCTGGGGCAAGCAGATTGTCCGTTGCCGACATTTGGCATTCCTTGGCAACCGACGCGCCCCCCAGTTGTCTTAGATTGTTGGCATCCTCAACCGCCCGCCCAGCAATGGACAACGGTCATGACTTGGAATCATTATCAGCAGCCGATTATTCACAATGGTGTCAAATACGGCTCCAAAGAGTTAGAGTTCGAGCGGATTGAGGCACTTCCCGCACGCTTGCCAGCATCCTTCGAGGTGACGATCAATGTCAATGGTGAAGCACCCCTAGAGCGCTGGCGATCGCTAGGCTGGTCGGTAGTCGATGCTACAGCCACCTCCGCTGCCGCTGCCACTTACCGCACATATATAGAACAGTCTCGCGGGGAGTTCGGAGTGGCAAAAAACGTTTATGTTGCTACTCGTTGCGGCTGGTTTAGTTGCCGTTCGGTCTGCTATTTAGCAGCTGGTCGCCCTGTAGTAGTACAGGATACGGGGTTTACTAAGTATATTCCCACAGAACTGGGGCTGTTGGCATTTACTGACCTTAATCAGGCAGTAGAGGCGATCGCGATGGTTGAAGGGGACTACAACAGCCACCAGCAGGCAGCACGGGAATTGGCGCGAACTTGGTTTGACTCCCGCTTGGTACTGGGGGAGATTTTGGAACAAATTGAGTAGGAGGTCTAGATGGACACCCGCGAGTTTACGGGAGAGTGGGACTACAGCACCTTGCCTGATAATATTTGGATCGAGCCTGGTTGCTATCTGGAGCGGAAAGAGAGTTTTCAGCCGTTTCGCAGTCAACAAAATCCGGGTTTAATTCTGGGCAAAAACGTACAAGTTTATACTTGGACGGTGTTCTCGGTAGAGCCAGAAGGCAAAATTGTCGTTGGAAATGATTCTACCCTCGTCGGGGCGGTATTTTGGTGCGCGGAATCGATTACGGTCGGCAGGCGCGTCCTGATTTCCTACAATGTGACGATCGCCGATAGCGACTTCCATCCCCGCGATCCAGATTTGCGGCGACTAGATGCGATCGCGATTGCCCCAAATGGCGATCACACCCAGCGCCCGCCCTTAGTGACAGAGCCGGTAGTAATTGCAGATGACGTCCAAATCGGTATTGGCGCAATTATCCTCAAAGGCGTGCAAATTGCGGCGGGGGCGCGGATTGGAGCAGGGTCGGTTGTTACTTCTAACGTGCCTGCTGGGGCGTTTATGGCGGGCAATCCTGCTAGAGAGGTGAGGCGATGAGTTCGCTGTGGCTATCCCACGACTGGTTTGGGCGATCGCTGCCGCCCAATGTATCAATTGGCGATCGCAGTTGGTTGCACAGCGCTTATGTATTTCTGCACTATCGCAGTCAACGCCCCTGTGGTCTCCGTGTTGGCAATAATACGGGTATATATATTGACACTTTCTTCGACCTTGGCCCTTGTGGTGAGGTCGAAATTGGCGATTACTGCACGATTGCCGGAGCAATTATTGCTACTAATAACCGCGTCACGATTGGTAATTACGTGTTGATTTCCCGCGAAGTGGTGATTGCAGATACTTTCGCTGCTACGCCTGCTCAACCGTCCGAGCCACTCACTAGTATAGCGATCGGCAACGATGTTTGGATTGGTATGCGGGCAGTCTTGTTGCAGGGTGCTTGGATTGGGGATGGTGCAATTGTCGGTGCAGGTGCGGTAGTTGATTTTACAGTACCAGCCAATGCAATCGTGGCTGGGAATCCAGCTCGCATTGTTGGGAGCAGCAAAGGAGGAAGGCGATGCTCGGTAAGGGCAACGTAAAAATCGGCAAATTTAAATTCAACAGTCAATGGCTGGTTGGCGCAGTTATACTGGCTGTGATTGGGGTGGGCGGTTGGCAAATTTCCAATCTTGTCTTGAACCGAGAAGAACCAGTGGCAGTCCGCTTGCTCCCAGTCAAGCGAGGTACTGTAGAATCCACAATCAACGAAAGTGGTGTAGTGGAACTGCGCGATCAGCAAATTCTCACCTCGCCCACAGAAGGAGCGGTGGAAAGAGTCTTGGTACAACCTGGCGATCGCATTCAAGCTGGACAAACGCTGATTACTCTGCGCTACCCAGAGCGACAAACAGCCCTCGCCAATCAGGAGGTAAAAATTCAACAGCAGCGACGAATTTTAGAACGTCACCGCCTGCAAATTGCTGAAGCAAAAGAGCAAATTCGAGCAGATGAATTAAAACTCCGTCCTTTGGTTGCTGGGGCAAAAGAGGGGGCGATCTCGCGAGTACAAGTCTACGAACAAGAAGATAAACTCCGCGAGACACGGGCTAAATTGCGCGATGCCCAAGCAGATGCGCGTACTGCTGCCCTCGAACTAGAGGCACTCCAGTTGGAACGCAAACGGATTCAGCAAGAAGTGCAAGACTCGATTGTGACTGCACCAATTGATGGTGTTGTGCTAGGGGTTAATGTCAAAAATGGAGATGGAGTTGAATTCCGCACAAATCTACTTACTGTCGGCGATCCCAGGCAAGTCTTGGTGAAACTTCAACTTTCCACCCTCAACGCTACCCAAGTCCGCCCGAACCAATTGGCTCGTGTTAGGGCAATTGGTAGCGATCGCCAGACATTTACAGGTAGAATTCAAAGTTTGTATCCTCAAGCAGTGAAGGCAGAGGAAGCAGAACCATCGGGCGGCTCGCAAAAAACGAGCAAGTCGAGCAGCTCGGAGCAACCAGCAGTGCCAGCGATCGTGCTGCTAGATACTCCCACTCGCACGCTGATTCCAGGTAGCCGCGTCAATGTCGAGATCCTGCTCAAACAACGGCAAAACGTAGTCGTATTGCCGACTGAAGCCATTCAACGCGAGGAGTCTGAACCATTTGTTTGGGTGCGAGACAGCCAAGGCAACGCCCAAAAACGCTTGGTGAAACTGGGATTGGAAGGGTTAACAAACGTTGAAGTCACCTCTGGCTTAGACTTAGGCGATCGCGTAATTATACCAACCTCCGAGTCCGATTTAGAGCCAGGAACACCTGTAGTTGCTCAGTAGAGTATAAATTCATGGGCATTTCACCATTCGATTTACTCAATCTTGCCTACCGCTCCCTGCGCAGTCATCCTTTGCGCTCTACTTTATCAATGTTGGGGGTATTTATGGGAGTAGCGGCGGTGAGTGCGACGCTACAAGCTGGCAGCATCAGTCGCGCTGTCATTGCCCGACAATTAGCAGAACGAGGCGCTCCTCAAATCACGCTCTATCCCCAGTGGAAACCGGATCGCATTGTCCTGCAACTCCGCTTGGAGGACATGGAATTTTTGCGCCAGCGACTCACCGGGGTTCAGGCAATGAGCGCCCTGAATTGGGCAGGACAGATGCCTACAGTCTTTCAAGATCAAGAATATCTGCCCTCAATGTCGCCTGTAACCCAAGATTATTTATTAACTTCGGGAAAAAATTTGGTGAGGGGACGGTTTTTTACTGCTACCGATTTTGCCAACTATCGTCCTGTAGCAGTAATTGATGAATTTTTGGTCAAAGAACTGTTTGGCGATCGCAATCCGGTGGGAGAGCAAATTGTAGTTGGGCGCAGAGTTTACGTGGTTGTAGGAGTGCTAGAAATGCGTCCAGACGATGATTCTCCTCCCGAAAGTCAAATTCTTGTCCCGATGGCGGTTTATAATGCTCTGCGCGGCAAACAAGACATTGGCAGCATTCAAATTCGTCCTTACAGACTCGAAGATTTAGAAGACTTGAGCGATCGCGCTGTAGAATTGTTAGAACAACGCTATCCTGGTTTTAGCTTCTGGGCTTGGAACAATGTAGAAGACCTAATCCAGCAGCAAAAAACTCTTGAGTTGGCAACAAGAGGGCTGATGGTAGTAGGAGCGATCGCTCTGTTAGTAGGAGGTGTGGGCATTGCTAACATTATGATTGCCTCCGTTACCGAACGCACATCTGAAATTGGCATTCGCCGAGCTGTAGGAGCGACTCAACACGATATAGCGCTCCAATTTGTTTTGGAGGCGGCGCTTCTGAGCCTAGTTGGCGGTACTGTAGCGTTGGGAGTAGTCCATGTCGTAGCGGCAAACGTCACCGAGATCTTCGATTTACCCTATCAGTTTGAAGTCAGGATTGCGGCTCTAGCTTTGGGTTCGGCATTAGTAGTTGGTGTGGGAGCCGGATTTCCCCCGGCACTGCGAGCCAGTCAACTCGATCCGGTACAGGCATTGCGATCGCAGTGAATGTATATTGGGAGCAGCAATCAGCAAAGAGCGATCGTTTACTAATCGCAACCAGATACGCCTTCGGCACAGTAGACACTCCACCAGGGATCAATCCTAATTTTATCTTCCGGGCCAAGACTGCTCAACTGCAATAGAGCATTAAAGCTAGAGTTCATATCCCCGTATCGCATATGGAAATGAACTGGCTCACCGTGAGGCGATCGCTTTACGACGATATAATTTAGCTATTACCCTAGCACCACTACAGACGGTTGGTAGGCTGTAACTTTTTGAGGTGCTGTAATGACTTCATTGTTTCCGGGGATGAACCCTTATTTAGAAAATCCCTTATTTTGGTCGGAAGTTCATAATCTGCTCATCGCTGCAATTTTTCGTAAACTTAATCCTCAATTGCGTCCAAAATATAAAGTTGCCATCGAAAAAAGAGTATACCAAACAATAGATGATGATTCGCTTTTAGTCGGTGTTGCAGATGTGGCTGTTGAAAGTCTGCAAAAACAACAATTAACACCATCAGCTAATATTGCGATCGCATCTCCGATAGTCGAAGCTGTGACTGTTGATTTGACAATGCCACAAACAGTCAAAGAAACTTTCTTAGAAGTGCGAGATATAGCCACACAAGAAGTTGTGACTGTAATTGAAATTCTTTCTCCTAAAAATAAACGTCCTGGGGAAGGACGAAATTCCTATATTAAAAAACGGTTGCAGATTCTAGCAACTAATACAAATTTAGTCGAAATTGATTTACTGCGAGATGGTAAACCAATTGAGAAACTACCAAATTATATCCAAACTGACTATCGGATTTTAGTTAGTTGTGCATCCAAGCGTCCCAAAGCAGATTTATATCCATTTAATTTACAAAATCCTATCCCTTCTTTCTTCTTACCTTTACGCGAAGATGATTCAGAACCATTGTTAGAAATACAACCTTTAATTAATGATTTGTACTACGAAGGAAATTATGATTTAGTGATTGATTATACTCAACAACCTATACCTGCTCTTTCACAAGAAAGTTGGAATTGGGTTAGTGAGCTTTTGCAATCTCAAGGAGTAAGGTAGAAATAAATATTATTCAACTAAAGTTTGATATAGATACGTGTCAATTTTAAGTAAAGGAAAGGCTAACGCCTACAGACGTCAGCCCAATTTAAGAAAATATCAGCCCAACTGATTCAAATAACAACCAACATCAACGCCTAACTTTTGTCCTAACTTCAACAATTGACGGCATCTAGTTAGATCCTCATTTTTGCCAATTTCCAAGTTGTACTGGGATGGAATTTGATTGTGCAGACAATTCCAATAAAGTTCTTGAGAGCGAGCTAAGGAAATGCCGATATTCAGCTGATACGCTACATCAATCAACCTTTCCAACCGCAACAAATCTGCATCAAAGGTACCGTTAGCATCGTGTAACAGTTGCCAAAGCAATCGCAAAATGATCTGCTCTAACATCTGCTTGCCTTGGAGGTTATTTAACCGACAGCGCAAATGTTTTGCTTCGTTCGCGATCGCTTCTAATTCCACTATATAATTCATGCTTAATTGCAGTTCGGTTAGCTCTTGCTCTAGCGATCGCAATGTTGTCATACAGCGATAACCCAAGGCAATTTCTGCTGCTACCTGCAACTCTTGCGGTGCTTCTAGCCCATCCCGGTGGAACGCCATTAACACACCATAATTGTCTCGATATGTTTGTGTGTAAAGCTGATCTAAACGAGACAGAGTTTCCTGACTGAGCAGTTGCATCAGGCGGTAACGTTCCTCAGCAAAGAGATTTTCTAGGCCAAATGCCTGATCCCCAAACAACTGCATCATGACTGCAATCGTGCGAGCTGCACTAGCTTGTTGCATAGACGCTAACAGTTTTTCTTTGAGTTGACTGTAAGCACGTCTTCCCTGAAATGGTTGAATGCAACAGTGAAAATCCCACCCTCCTAAATGTAGAACTGCAAACACCAAATGTTCGCTTTCCCAAGTAATTTCTGACACCAATTTCAAATGGCCTATTGCCATTGTTAACGATCCCAAGCGTTGTAGCTGGTAATCTTGCTCGTGAAGATTGTAGCAATAGACGCGCTTTTGATAGAGGTGGTGATGTTTTACGGCACCATTGTTTGCCGCTACTTCATTACGGGTTTCGGCTTTGTGATTGTTAAACAATGAAGCGATCGCATAGTGAGCGGCAACTTGCTTAAAGGTAATCTGCGAAGTCATCACTAGTTGGCGATATACTTCGCCACCGTGTTTGAACAGATCGACATTACTGGGAGCAAGAGTGAGGCGCTTGAGAAAACCTTTTTCTAATTGCACTCCTGCCACATCTCCTGCTAGTTCCAAGGCACGAGCCGCATAACGTAGAATCTGCGTTCCTTCTGGGCGTGAGATTTCTTCAAAAAACCAGCCGCAACTAGTGAACATCAGTAACGCGTGACGCTGCATTTCCAATAAGCGCAAAGCATCTACTCGTTCTGCATCCGATAATTTGTGGTTTTGATGGCGACAGAGGAAGCGGTGAACATTGGCAGGAGAGCGATCGCGAATTACTTCTATATATTCATCTCGTGCTTGCCAGGGATCGTTAAAAAACAGTTTGCCATGTTCTTCATATACTTCTATAAGTTGATCCCGCAGCCAATTTAAAGTATTTCTTAACGGGCGACGCCATAGTTGATGCCACTCGCCGCCGCCACCGCAACCGCAGTTATCTTGCCATCTATCAACACCGTGGGCGCAACTCCAAGCAGTGACTGGTTTT
This window encodes:
- a CDS encoding ABC transporter ATP-binding protein, producing MGAIPESNRKLYRRIWREVQPFRWHLGAMLLLSLLSIPFTLLQPLPVAIIVDSVLGAQPLPYFLQVILPAAITGSNQAVLIFAVVLSVAIVVGGKLLGLGRSMLQTYTGAKLVLNFRARLFRHAQKLSLSYHDSKGTHDTNYRVQHDAPALQWIAVDGVIPLVTSAATFFSMLYVSARIHLQLAMIALLISPLLYFLSRLYGQRLRQQWRGAKKLESAAFSVVQEVLAAMRVVKAFAQEDREQHRFVRRAQDALWAKLRLNFIEGSLGVLIALTTAVGTAAVLYVGVRLVQSQELSLGNLLLVLGYLSQLYKPLESMSKNVASLQGSLIGAERAFTLLNQAPDVLEKTDAKPLQRAKGAVVFERVSFSYDGDTQVLHQISFSIPPGARVGIAGTTGAGKTTLVSLLTRFYDPTAGRILLDGVDLRDYKLQDLRNQFAIMLQEPVLFSTSIAENIAYARPGASHGEIVAAAQAANAHQFILDLPHGYETRVGERGMRLSGGERQRISLARAFLKDAPILILDEPTSSVDVKTEAAIMEAMERLMDKRTTLTIAHRLSTLENCDLRLAIEHGHLVNLTHNPTATQERSQ
- a CDS encoding phosphotransferase, producing the protein MSATQIDENLLAPTAILEQGLSRYLGRALQIVAIQSQPLYSFSTHPIERLTVTLDDNQQLSVIFKQLQLKCDRHIRHCGKEVWIYERLLANRHLGTPALYASLYDESNHRYWLFLEDVGEWKLEYCDVEEWFAAFRWLARMHATYYRRDAQLREFDCLVEHKAVFYRYLAEMARQSIQEYQPQAIARFDSLMSRLDELIAELEEQPHTLVHGDMSCHNLIVQPEVGIRPIDWEWAAIGVPAWDVVRLLAGWGAEKPRLLAVYLDEFARHAPPLDRPSFDRTLAGCEILKTLWYLRWCLAPRRNTACVEDLLDKIADRWYWLDKEENHERSLTNCLGITDRPSDST
- a CDS encoding glycosyltransferase family 4 protein — encoded protein: MSDRLRIALVSPIALPTRPDIGSSIEQIVSLLAAELTQRGHDVTLFATGDSQTAATLHAVYPRGYKEDSMLWTYYEFHEIMHVADVFEQADRFDIIHSHAYHHALPFTRLVHTPVVHTYHINPTKDIIRCYSRYPETQVVAVSQYHRSKFAALDRVPVIYNGVDIDAFPFQAKSGDYLVFLGHLTHQKGALEAIQIAQQVGMRLVMAGQAGDYFHTEVKPWVDGKQVEYIGFVGVPERNKLLAEAAALLFPINASEAFGLVMVEAMACGTPVAAINRCAVAEIVEPGVTGYYAADVDTLAALIPDTLALDRHRVRGAIARFDYRRMVDDYESLYRQVLEVRR
- a CDS encoding acyltransferase — its product is MDTREFTGEWDYSTLPDNIWIEPGCYLERKESFQPFRSQQNPGLILGKNVQVYTWTVFSVEPEGKIVVGNDSTLVGAVFWCAESITVGRRVLISYNVTIADSDFHPRDPDLRRLDAIAIAPNGDHTQRPPLVTEPVVIADDVQIGIGAIILKGVQIAAGARIGAGSVVTSNVPAGAFMAGNPAREVRR
- a CDS encoding acyltransferase; this encodes MSSLWLSHDWFGRSLPPNVSIGDRSWLHSAYVFLHYRSQRPCGLRVGNNTGIYIDTFFDLGPCGEVEIGDYCTIAGAIIATNNRVTIGNYVLISREVVIADTFAATPAQPSEPLTSIAIGNDVWIGMRAVLLQGAWIGDGAIVGAGAVVDFTVPANAIVAGNPARIVGSSKGGRRCSVRAT
- a CDS encoding efflux RND transporter periplasmic adaptor subunit, encoding MLGKGNVKIGKFKFNSQWLVGAVILAVIGVGGWQISNLVLNREEPVAVRLLPVKRGTVESTINESGVVELRDQQILTSPTEGAVERVLVQPGDRIQAGQTLITLRYPERQTALANQEVKIQQQRRILERHRLQIAEAKEQIRADELKLRPLVAGAKEGAISRVQVYEQEDKLRETRAKLRDAQADARTAALELEALQLERKRIQQEVQDSIVTAPIDGVVLGVNVKNGDGVEFRTNLLTVGDPRQVLVKLQLSTLNATQVRPNQLARVRAIGSDRQTFTGRIQSLYPQAVKAEEAEPSGGSQKTSKSSSSEQPAVPAIVLLDTPTRTLIPGSRVNVEILLKQRQNVVVLPTEAIQREESEPFVWVRDSQGNAQKRLVKLGLEGLTNVEVTSGLDLGDRVIIPTSESDLEPGTPVVAQ
- a CDS encoding ABC transporter permease — translated: MGISPFDLLNLAYRSLRSHPLRSTLSMLGVFMGVAAVSATLQAGSISRAVIARQLAERGAPQITLYPQWKPDRIVLQLRLEDMEFLRQRLTGVQAMSALNWAGQMPTVFQDQEYLPSMSPVTQDYLLTSGKNLVRGRFFTATDFANYRPVAVIDEFLVKELFGDRNPVGEQIVVGRRVYVVVGVLEMRPDDDSPPESQILVPMAVYNALRGKQDIGSIQIRPYRLEDLEDLSDRAVELLEQRYPGFSFWAWNNVEDLIQQQKTLELATRGLMVVGAIALLVGGVGIANIMIASVTERTSEIGIRRAVGATQHDIALQFVLEAALLSLVGGTVALGVVHVVAANVTEIFDLPYQFEVRIAALALGSALVVGVGAGFPPALRASQLDPVQALRSQ
- a CDS encoding DUF4058 family protein, yielding MTSLFPGMNPYLENPLFWSEVHNLLIAAIFRKLNPQLRPKYKVAIEKRVYQTIDDDSLLVGVADVAVESLQKQQLTPSANIAIASPIVEAVTVDLTMPQTVKETFLEVRDIATQEVVTVIEILSPKNKRPGEGRNSYIKKRLQILATNTNLVEIDLLRDGKPIEKLPNYIQTDYRILVSCASKRPKADLYPFNLQNPIPSFFLPLREDDSEPLLEIQPLINDLYYEGNYDLVIDYTQQPIPALSQESWNWVSELLQSQGVR
- a CDS encoding DUF3536 domain-containing protein, translated to MTSAAELPAGAGTNLTSQENIKPTKMPENRKLATGVYVTVHGHFYQPPRENPYLDAIERQGGAAPFHDWNERIHHECYRPNAFARVLNDRGEVLGIVNNYEYLSFNIGPTLMSWLERHDVEVYQRILEADRKSCDRLNGHGNAIAQVYNHIIMPLANERDKYTQIRWGKADFRSRFGRDPEGMWLAETAVDYPTLEALVKEGIRFIVLAPSQAQRCRLLPTHENPHPEWHEVGGSQIDPTRPYRCYLKPTLSTASSPLSAVSLSARDEDDEIPSLPASEESPYIDIFFYDGPISRDMGFSDVLFNSHHLMGRVGAAVRGDHRPAQLISVATDGETFGHHKGGTEKTLAYAFIEEFPRQGWKVTNFAHYLSLNPPTWEVELKPVTAWSCAHGVDRWQDNCGCGGGGEWHQLWRRPLRNTLNWLRDQLIEVYEEHGKLFFNDPWQARDEYIEVIRDRSPANVHRFLCRHQNHKLSDAERVDALRLLEMQRHALLMFTSCGWFFEEISRPEGTQILRYAARALELAGDVAGVQLEKGFLKRLTLAPSNVDLFKHGGEVYRQLVMTSQITFKQVAAHYAIASLFNNHKAETRNEVAANNGAVKHHHLYQKRVYCYNLHEQDYQLQRLGSLTMAIGHLKLVSEITWESEHLVFAVLHLGGWDFHCCIQPFQGRRAYSQLKEKLLASMQQASAARTIAVMMQLFGDQAFGLENLFAEERYRLMQLLSQETLSRLDQLYTQTYRDNYGVLMAFHRDGLEAPQELQVAAEIALGYRCMTTLRSLEQELTELQLSMNYIVELEAIANEAKHLRCRLNNLQGKQMLEQIILRLLWQLLHDANGTFDADLLRLERLIDVAYQLNIGISLARSQELYWNCLHNQIPSQYNLEIGKNEDLTRCRQLLKLGQKLGVDVGCYLNQLG